The DNA region AATGATCAATAATATAATAGCTTTGTAGTTTAAAAATATAGACTACTACCCAACTTGATGCTTATTACATTCCTTCAAAATGATGAGAGGTCCTTGTGTGTAACAGGCTTTGTATTAGCTAGGAAATTGTGGCCTTCGTTAGCTTCCTTTTCCATGGTACTTTTTGCATCTGATAGGAACTCCTATACCGGGTCTCTAACCATTCTATTctatatttgaattttcaaaaaataaaaataaaataatgcatTATAATAtaaagaacaaattaaaatttccaAGAATATAATATAATCAAGTTcatgaatataatttttttatgaaattaaagAATATTTAGAAATATAGAAATTGGTGTTTACATGATTAATCAATTATAGAGTATCAAAAACCTCATTGTACACGACATTTTTTGTCAATTTAGACATCTTTCCTTCTTcatctaagcttaaaatcttcaAACCCTTCTTTGTTTTTACTCTAGACACAGCCACATATAGTTGGCCATGTGTAAAAACTGGTTTAGGAAGAAAGAGACCAACATTCGATAAACCGCTGAAACAACCTTCTGGCACGCACAATATTTCCATATTCAGTTATTTGTTCCTGTAATCTGAAACAAATGAACTCTAGCATGCTTATTTTAAACCTTTTTCTGTCTGCATCGTTACTAAAGGCCTCACTCACAGGTATTTCATCTTGAAGGGGCAAAAATGATACATGATATTCAGGAATTCTAACCAGCTCACCAGATTGTTTTTTCACAATGATATCCCTTCCAGCCTCCAAATTCTCTATGTCTCCTACAATTAACCCTGCCACTTCATCAGACGTGAGCAAATTATATACCCTTGGATCCTTGTTTCTTCTACGAAACAACCTCAGATAAAAGTTTGAACCCTCATTATGGTTGGCAAAGTCTCTAACTCTTCTAAACAATTTTGCTACCGGATTATGAATATCAATCATCTCTGTTAAGTCTTTAACCAGTGAAGGATCCAACACATTTCTGCGTTCATCAGACCTGTTAAAAAATATAAGTAAGATGGTGTTCGCTAAGAATAATAGAAGAATTGAAATAcagaaaaataactaaaaattaCCGAAAGTGCCGCATCCTATTGTCAGTTTCATTCTGAGTGTCATATATGTAAAGCTGGGCAAACTTCGGAGGGGCTCCTTCAGGAGGAATCAAACTTCCCATTCTATGGTAGTTCTGCCCATTAAGAATGAAATTTGGAGGACCATTGCCATCATTCAACCCAGTCTGAATTTTGCCCCCTagtgaagtgaaagagaacAAAGAATTGTATGCCCTGATATTTTCTTTGAAGTTCTTAGATCGTGGGTCAACACCACTTATTAAATTCAGAAGCAATGTAGGAGGCTTAAGCAATATTGGCAAATCAACCTTCCCTCTCATGCAACATATAGAAAATTCCGGATTCAATGGCTGTCTTGATTTCTCTGATCTCTCTTCATACCACATAATAGAGTTGCAGTAACCACATGTATAAGTGGCATCACCAAAGTCCAACAATTCTGCTAAATAGAAAACACatcaattttataatttaaatatggtAAGAAATTAACTAAACAATTAATGTATTTAAGCATACATGTTTCATTTCGTAAGTCATCATGAATTAGTCCTAAATAATACACATTATACCTTCAACTTCTGCCGATGCATACATTTGTGACACAAATGGTGAAAGATTATGTGATGAGCCTCTTCCATCTGCATGGTTAACTAACCAAGTAGAATCCAAGAAAAAttacatcaaatataaaaactatataaaatgtTACATATTTAAACGAACTATGATAATATAAGTATCCTCTGAAGTCCTTTACCTTCAAACTCCACAGATTCTTCATTTGTATGATGCTGGCCTCCTCTATCACTATCAAAATCAGGTTGATGCCTGAATATGGATTCAAGCACAGATAATGGTTGTGATATATTCTTCCCTCTACGACACTTATTCACTGTCCGCTTGCCACTTGATGTAGATGTCTTTCCAAATGTACCATCAGATAATTGACCTTCAATTATTCATGCAATATATTAATTACCTTAATATTAAATTCGTATATCAATATAATAAAACATCATTACATTATAAATAGTACATGTAACAGTACCTATCATAGAATAGCTAGGCTCAATAGCTCCAATATGATGTGTGGTTGCAGAAAGTTGAGTAACCTTTGAAGATGGCGTGTTATACtctgtaaaaaaaaaggaatgtgATATTAGATCATTAATTCAACAACACATCTTATTTCAAAACTTTGAAGTGAATTGCTTCAATACCTGGATTCAGGGGATATAATGGAATCTGATTAGAACTTTGATGAGCAATCTTTCTGCCACTTAGATGCAACTCAAGTGCAGGGTTAAATGCAGTTTTTAATTTAGCCTTCCCTTTCATTTTCTGTTGGCCAGATTTGACATctataaaattaagaaaaaataaattaaagtcTACTTAAAAAATTGTTGGCaagtt from Lotus japonicus ecotype B-129 chromosome 2, LjGifu_v1.2 includes:
- the LOC130735379 gene encoding uncharacterized protein LOC130735379; translation: MGQSSNSYGDNRQRRMKDLKGKKSISNQDKENQMIPNVMGSAQLSCQPEVVTQSKYNNTITDTPSTILSIPLPEAKQARMSRLEARRETRRLNSISCHDVKSGQQKMKGKAKLKTAFNPALELHLSGRKIAHQSSNQIPLYPLNPEYNTPSSKVTQLSATTHHIGAIEPSYSMIGQLSDGTFGKTSTSSGKRTVNKCRRGKNISQPLSVLESIFRHQPDFDSDRGGQHHTNEESVEFEVNHADGRGSSHNLSPFVSQMYASAEVEELLDFGDATYTCGYCNSIMWYEERSEKSRQPLNPEFSICCMRGKVDLPILLKPPTLLLNLISGVDPRSKNFKENIRAYNSLFSFTSLGGKIQTGLNDGNGPPNFILNGQNYHRMGSLIPPEGAPPKFAQLYIYDTQNETDNRMRHFRSDERRNVLDPSLVKDLTEMIDIHNPVAKLFRRVRDFANHNEGSNFYLRLFRRRNKDPRVYNLLTSDEVAGLIVGDIENLEAGRDIIVKKQSGELVRIPEYHVSFLPLQDEIPVSEAFSNDADRKRFKISMLEFICFRLQEQITEYGNIVRARRLFQRFIECWSLSS